In Raphanus sativus cultivar WK10039 chromosome 5, ASM80110v3, whole genome shotgun sequence, the following proteins share a genomic window:
- the LOC108862045 gene encoding F-box/LRR-repeat protein At4g14096, producing the protein MSRFFPQEDLQQVQSTNINNRTMVDIISTLPSEMRQLLLSFLPTRHAALTSSLSKAWRDEFCLTTNLKLELYDDTADINQFVSFVNRILDVRGGVPNRPSLQKFLLTLNRAIFADEAQAGTLLFQSANRWISFALDSRVTTLTLGFYEFPDDGYVGLPHRIFTANFLVNLRISTSDHVCLFDSHVPVLLPSLKSLRLDMVGLGAEGQGFHNLLRGCPVIEELEMKDLAWFTWPSSSVSSKTLKTLSICWDIYGAEDERSRRPASVFFATPNLEYLDYNDDIAGGYGALDFTSLVEAEVRLHLRVEQDEDEDELENAVEDADASGFMSAICNVKKLFLHADTLQVLAFACPAIPPFPNLTELTIESHQDQLSDWDALPVLLNNCPQLHTLVFMGLTHQAKNTCGNVCRCEGGEVPQHSCLEASPARVLKIHDFGQATAEMDRFLVMVRHFLVTMPHLERFTVYCDGSTETRANLSRRIRGIQMRASPMCRIEVIGR; encoded by the exons atgTCTCGTTTTTTCCCTCAG GAAGATCTCCAGCAGGTTCAGAGCACCAACATCAACAACC GAACCATGGTTGATATCATCAGTACTTTGCCTTCTGAGATGCGGCAACTCCTCCTGTCTTTCCTTCCTACTCGTCACGCTGCTCTGACTTCTTCCTTGTCCAAAGCTTGGCGTGATGAGTTCTGCCTGACGACAAATCTCAAGCTCGAGCTTTACGATGATACAGCTGACATTAATCAGTTCGTCAGTTTCGTCAACAGGATCTTGGATGTTCGTGGAGGAGTACCAAATCGTCCTTCTCTGCAGAAGTTTCTTCTCACCCTTAATAGGGCTATTTTTGCAGACGAAGCACAAGCAGGCACCCTTCTGTTCCAATCTGCCAATAGGTGGATCAGCTTCGCCTTGGACAGCCGTGTCACCACTCTCACTCTCGGCTTCTACGAGTTTCCGGATGATGGGTATGTCGGACTCCCTCATAGAATCTTCACTGCAAACTTTCTGGTGAACTTGAGGATCAGCACTTCCGACCATGTTTGTCTCTTTGATTCCCACGTGCCTGTTCTTCTTCCAAGCCTCAAGAGTCTCAGGCTAGACATGGTGGGTCTCGGAGCGGAAGGCCAAGGCTTCCACAACCTCTTGCGTGGCTGTCCGGTTATTGAAGAACTAGAGATGAAGGACTTGGCCTGGTTTACCTGGCCTTCCTCCTCTGTCTCTAGTAAAACTCTCAAGACACTTAGCATCTGTTGGGACATCTATGGAGCCGAAGACGAGCGATCGCGCCGTCCAGCAAGTGTGTTTTTTGCAACACCAAACCTGGAGTATCTGGACTACAACGATGACATAGCTGGTGGCTACGGAGCTCTGGATTTTACTTCGCTTGTCGAAGCAGAAGTCCGTCTTCACTTGAGAGTTGAGCAAGATGAAGACGAAGATGAACTGGAAAACGCAGTAGAAGATGCGGATGCTTCAGGCTTCATGTCCGCAATATGCAACGTCAAGAAGCTCTTCTTGCACGCAGACACACTTCag gTCCTCGCTTTCGCCTGCCCCGCGATTCCGCCATTCCCCAACCTAACCGAGCTGACCATTGAAAGCCACCAGGATCAGCTATCAGATTGGGATGCACTGCCAGTTCTGCTCAACAACTGCCCGCAGCTTCACACCCTTGTTTTCATG GGACTCACTCATCAAGCTAAAAACACATGTGGAAACGTGTGTAGGTGCGAGGGTGGCGAGGTTCCACAACATTCTTGCTTAGAAGCTTCTCCGGCGAGGGTTTTGAAGATTCACGACTTCGGCCAAGCTACTGCAGAGATGGACCGCTTTCTCGTCATGGTGAGACACTTCTTGGTGACCATGCCTCACCTTGAGAGGTTTACTGTTTACTGTGATGGGAGTACTGAGACTCGCGCGAACCTATCAAGAAGAATCCGAGGGATTCAAATGAGGGCTTCACCCATGTGCAGGATCGAAGTGATAGGTAGATAA
- the LOC108832222 gene encoding staphylococcal-like nuclease CAN1, translated as MGNAIRLLYRKCCSPTTDDKPHGVSALSRDLFSFETTSQVPERLGSYVVSSTKAQANWYGKILETWKQAKPRPQTDEEAARLVITTLKGHKKADVEGLLSFYRLPSPGKPDEVSSESPSPVLEGLKFELLTLPVDEKSVADGDTVNVYVSSTDPIVSSTLPKEVSLAAAKRAKARESKNYTEADALHKKIIASGYRMINVQNKEVLAKKFRIRLRGIDAPESKMPFGKESHDELLKMVEGKVLKVLVYAEDRYGRCVGDIYCNGKFVQEVMLKKGLAWHYLAYDKRPELAKWENEAKQKRIGLWAAKNPEKPWEWRKNKRGGN; from the exons ATGGGTAACGCTATTAGGTTACTCTACCGGAAATGTTGCAGCCCCACGACGGACGATAAGCCTCACGGAGTCTCAGCACTTTCACGTGATCTCTTTAGCTTCGAGACCACATCTCAG GTTCCTGAAAGGCTCGGAAGTTATGTTGTGTCTTCTACAAAGGCTCAAGCAAACTG GTATGGAAAGATACTTGAGACATGGAAGCAAGCTAAACCTCGGCCTCAGACCGATGAGGAAGCTGCAAGGCTTGTTATCACCACTCTAAAGGGGCATAAGAAAGCTGATGTTGAG GGACTTTTGTCTTTCTATAGACTCCCGTCACCTGGTAAGCCTGATGAGGTCTCCAGTGAATCCCCTTCGCCTGTACTTGAAGGCCTTAAATTTGAGCTCCTAACGCTTCCG GTGGATGAAAAATCTGTGGCAGATGGGGATACAGTTAATGTGTATGTCAGTAGCACAGATCCTATTGTGTCATCTACACTTCCTAAGGAAGTGAGTCTTGCTGCGGCAAAAAGAGCTAAGGCCCGTGAGAGTAAGAATTACACAGAAGCAGATGCACTTCACAAGAAGATCATAGCTTCTGGTTACAG GATGATAAATGTTCAGAACAAAGAAGTGCTTGCTAAAAAGTTCAGAATAAGACTAAG GGGAATTGATGCACCGGAAAGTAAAATGCCGTTTGGAAAAGAGTCACATGATGAGCTGCTTAAGATGGTTGAAGGGAAAGTCTTGAAGGTGTTAGTCTATGCAGAGGATCGTTATGGAAGATGTGTAGGAGATATATACTGTAATGGAAAGTTTGTACAAGAAGTTATGTTAAAGAAAGGTCTTGCTTGGCATTATCTAGCCTATGACAAGCGTCCAGAGCTTGCAAAG TGGGAAAATGAGGCTAAGCAGAAGCGTATTGGCTTGTGGGCGGCTAAAAATCCAGAGAAGCCATGGGAGTGGAGAAAAAACAAACGTGGAGGGAACTAG
- the LOC108832231 gene encoding protein LURP-one-related 14: MPKNKKTEWQVGDPAISIVSDQFCNPYTMDLMVKRKVQNLSKDHYQVFDPSGNLLLQIDGQAFGFNRKRVMRDPAGFTVLTMRQKGITLKNKWEVHGGESKEKEDLLFTAQQSLAMSLKTSLDVFLAENNNVKKSNTCDFHASGGYSNISFKVFKSDALIAGVTHKFTWGSFCKGKYNFRVRVNPEVDYAFIIALLVMVDDNENWC, from the exons ATGccaaagaataaaaaaacagaatGGCAAGTAGGAGATCCTGCAATAAGCATAGTGAGTGATCAATTCTGCAATCCATACACAATGGATCTAATGGTGAAGAGGAAAGTTCAGAATCTCTCAAAAGACCATTACCAAGTGTTTGATCCAAGTGGGAATCTCCTCCTTCAAATTGATGGACAAGCTTTTGGGTTTAACCGTAAAAGGGTTATGCGTGATCCTGCTGGTTTTACAGTCCTCACAATGCGTCAAAAG GGAATTACGTTGAAGAATAAATGGGAGGTGCATGGAGGAGAGAGCAAAGAGAAAGAAGACTTGTTATTCACGGCACAACAATCTTTAGCGATGTCATTGAAAACATCTCTGGATGTTTTCTTGGCTGAAAATAATAATGTCAAGAAGAGCAATACTTGTGATTTTCATGCTTCTGGTGGATACTCAAATATATCATTCAAAGTTTTCAAATCAGATGCTCTCATTGCTGGG GTGACGCATAAGTTCACATGGGGAAGTTTCTGCAAAGGGAAATATAATTTTAGGGTGAGGGTGAATCCAGAGGTGGATTATGCTTTTATCATTGCTTTGCTTGTTATGGTTGATGACAATGAGAATTGGTGTTAG
- the LOC108832235 gene encoding alpha-soluble NSF attachment protein 2, translating to MGDHAVRAEEFEKKAEKKLNGWGIFGSKHEDAADLFEKAANSYKLAKSWDLAGKAYLKVADCHLKSDSKHDAANAYAEAAKCYKKVDTNEAASCLERAVNIFCEIGRLNMAARYYKEIAEYYEADQKLEQAIDYFEKAAEFFQNEEVTTSANQCNLKVAQYASQLEQYEKAIKIYEDIARHSLGNNLLKYGVKGHLLNAGLCHLCKADVVSITNALEKYQDLDPTFTGTRECKLLSDLASAIDEEDIAKFTDVVKEFDSMTPLDSWKTTMLLRVKEKLKAKELEEDDLT from the exons ATGGGGGATCATGCGGTGAGAGCGGAGGAATTCGAGAAGAAAGCAGAGAAGAAGCTCAACGGATGGGGAATATTCGGATCTAAGCACGAGGATGCTGCCGATCTCTTCGAGAAAGCTGCTAATTCCTATAAGCTCGCCAAATCAt GGGATCTAGCTGGAAAGGCTTATCTTAAAGTTGCTGACTGTCACTTGAAG TCGGACAGCAAGCATGATGCTGCTAACGCCTATGCCGAAGCTGCTAAATGCTACAAGAAAGTTGACACTAATG AGGCTGCATCTTGTCTGGAGCGAGCTGTGAATATTTTCTGCGAGATAGGAAGGCTCAACATGGCTGCCAGATACTACAAG GAAATTGCTGAGTATTATGAAGCAGACCAGAAGTTAGAGCAGGCTATTGATTACTTTGAAAAGGCTGCTGAATTTTTCCAAAATGAAGAAGTTACCACTTCTGCAAACCAGTGCAATCTAAAGGTGGCACAGTATGCTTCCCAGTTGGAGCA ATATGAGAAGGCAATCAAGATTTATGAAGATATAGCACGCCATTCACTCGGAAATAACTTGCTTAAGTATGGAGTCAAGGGCCATCTTCTCAATGCTGGCTTGTGCCACCTTTGCAAAGCTGATGTTGTTTCCATCACTAATGCTCTCGAGAAGTAtcag GATCTGGATCCAACTTTTACAGGAACAAGAGAATGCAAACTCTTATCG GACCTTGCTTCTGCTATCGATGAAGAAGACATCGCAAAATTCACAGACGTTGTCAAGGAATTTGATAGCATGACTCCTCTG GACTCATGGAAGACAACTATGTTGTTGAGGGTGAAGGAGAAGCTGAAGGCAAAGGAGCTTGAAGAGGATGACCTCACCTAA
- the LOC108832233 gene encoding amino acid transporter AVT6C, with product MSPPIKTPLLPKQEPSSEKHGSTSGVVFNVSTSIIGAGIMSMPAAFKVLGVIPALLIITIIGWLSTISVGFLMKSTLAGEATTYAGVMKESFGKTGSVAVQVATMVATFGCMVIFSIIIGDVLSGNDNGGSVHLGVLQEWLGSHWWNTRIFALLFIYAFVLLPLVLCRRVERLAFSSAISFLLAVLFVVISSVLAITALMKGQTKNPRLFPDLTNEGSFWNLFTASPVIVTAFTFHFNVHPIGFELKDPLHVIPATKISVILCAAIYFATGLFGYLLFGDATMSDILVNFDQSSGSSIGSLFNDIVRLSYALHLMLVFPLMNFSLRANLDELMFPTMKLSLAKDTKRFIGLTLALLICCFLSAIAVPDIWYFFQFLGSTTTVSIAFIFPAAIVLRNVHGVSTSREKIVAAIMLVLAVATSIIAISTNLYSLTAN from the exons ATGTCTCCTCCGATCAAAACTCCTCTCTTGCCGAAGCAAGAACCGTCTTCTGAGAAGCATGGATCCACCTCCGGCGTCGTTTTCAACGTGTCGACGAGCATAATCGGAGCCGGGATAATGTCGATGCCGGCGGCGTTCAAGGTTCTCGGAGTTATCCCAGCTCTTTTGATCATCACGATCATCGGTTGGCTTTCCACAATCTCTGTTGGATTTCTTATGAAATCAACTCTCGCCGGAGAAGCGACCACGTACGCCGGAGTTATGAAAGAGTCGTTCGGAAAAACAGGGTCCGTAGCTGTGCAGGTTGCTACAATGGTTGCTACTTTTGGATGCATGGTTATCTTCTCGATCATTATAG GAGATGTGCTCTCCGGTAATGACAATGGAGGATCTGTTCATCTCGGAGTTTTGCAAGAATGGCTTGGTTCTCACTGGTGGAACACGAGGATCTTCGCTTTGCTGTTTATCTACGCCTTCGTCTTGCTTCCACTGGTCTTGTGCAGACGTGTCGAAAGACTCGCGTTTAGTTCTGCCATATCGTTTCTTCTTGCTGTGCTCTTTGTCGTCATAAGCTCGGTCCTGGCGATCACCGCACTGATGAAAGGACAGACAAAGAATCCAAGACTGTTTCCAGATTTAACCAATGAAGGATCCTTCTGGAATCTATTCACAGCTTCTCCCGTTATAGTAACAGCCTTCACGTTTCATTTCAACG TTCATCCAATTGGATTCGAGCTGAAGGATCCTTTACATGTGATTCCAGCAACTAAGATCTCTGTGATCTTGTGCGCTGCAATCTACTTCGCCACTGGACTCTTTGGATATCTCCTGTTTGGAGATGCAACAATGTCTGATATTCTAGTGAACTTTGACCAGAGTTCTGGCTCTTCCATTGGTTCTCTTTTCAACGACATCGTTAGGCTCAGCTACGCGCTTCACCTCATGCTCGTCTTTCCTCTCATGAACTTCTCACTGAGAGCAAACCTCGACGAGCTCATGTTCCCAACGATGAAGCTGTCACTGGCAAAAGACACAAAGAGATTCATCGGGCTCACTCTGGCTCTACTGATCTGCTGTTTCTTGTCTGCGATCGCTGTGCCAGACATTTGGTACTTCTTTCAGTTCTTGGGATCAACCACCACAGTTTCCATAGCTTTCATATTTCCAGCCGCCATTGTTTTAAG GAATGTCCATGGTGTATCGACCTCAAGAGAAAAGATTGTAGCTGCGATAATGCTGGTTCTTGCTGTTGCCACTAGCATCATTGCCATATCAACGAACTTATACAGTCTCACAGCAAACTGA
- the LOC108832232 gene encoding amino acid transporter AVT6C-like — MSPRIETPLLPEQEPSSDEKHGFTSGVVFNVSTTIIGAGIMSMPAAFKVLGVIPALLIITIIAWLSTISVGFLMKSTLAGESTTYAGVMKESFGKTGSVAVQVVTMVSTFGGTVVFSIIIGDVLSGNENGGSVHLGVLQEWFGSHWWNTRIFALLFIYVFFLLPLVLCRRVETLAFSSAISFLLAVLFVVISSVLAITALIKGQTKSPRLFPDLTSGGSFWNLFTASPVIVTAFTFHFNVHPIGFELKDPSHMIPATRISMILCAAIYFATGLFGYLLFGDATMSDILVNFNQSSGSSIGSLLNDVVRLSYALHLVLVFPLLNFSLRANLDELLFPTMKQSLAEDTKRFIGLTLSLLICSFLSAIAVTDIWYFLQFFGSTTTVSISFIFPAAIVLRNVHGVSTSSEKIIAAIMLVLAVATSIIAISTNLYSLAANLMVSFGNSPPL, encoded by the exons ATGTCTCCTCGGATCGAAACTCCTCTCTTGCCGGAGCAAGAACCGTCTTCTGATGAGAAACACGGATTTACATCGGGCGTCGTTTTCAACGTGTCGACGACTATAATCGGAGCCGGGATAATGTCGATGCCGGCGGCGTTTAAGGTTCTCGGAGTAATCCCAGCTCTATTGATCATAACTATCATCGCTTGGCTCTCCACGATCTCTGTCGGGTTTCTTATGAAATCAACTCTCGCCGGGGAATCAACGACGTACGCGGGAGTCATGAAAGAGTCGTTCGGAAAAACAGGCTCCGTGGCTGTACAGGTTGTTACAATGGTTTCCACTTTTGGAGGCACTGTCGTTTTCTCGATCATCATAG GAGATGTGCTCTCTGGTAATGAAAATGGAGGATCAGTTCATCTTGGAGTTTTGCAAGAATGGTTTGGTTCCCACTGGTGGAACACGAGGATCTTCGCTTTGTTGTTCATCTACgtcttcttcttgcttccattGGTCTTGTGCAGACGCGTAGAAACACTCGCGTTTAGTTCTGCCATATCGTTTCTCCTTGCTGTGCTATTTGTCGTCATAAGCTCGGTCTTGGCGATCACCGCGCTGATCAAAGGACAGACGAAGAGTCCGAGACTGTTTCCAGATTTAACCAGTGGAGGATCGTTCTGGAATCTCTTCACAGCTTCACCTGTTATAGTAACCGCCTTCACGTTTCATTTCAACG TTCATCCAATTGGATTCGAGCTCAAGGATCCTTCACATATGATCCCAGCGACTAGGATCTCTATGATCTTGTGCGCTGCAATCTACTTCGCCACTGGACTCTTTGGGTATCTCTTGTTTGGAGATGCGACAATGTCTGATATTCTAGTGAACTTCAACCAGAGTTCTGGCTCTTCCATTGGTTCTCTTCTCAACGACGTCGTCAGGCTCAGCTACGCGCTTCACCTCGTGCTCGTCTTTCCTCTCCTAAACTTCTCACTGAGAGCAAACCTCGACGAGCTACTGTTCCCAACGATGAAACAGTCATTGGCAGAAGACACAAAGAGATTCATCGGACTCACTCTGAGTCTACTCATTTGCAGTTTCTTGTCTGCGATCGCTGTGACAGACATTTGGTACTTCCTTCAGTTCTTCGGATCAACCACCACTGTTTCCATATCCTTCATATTTCCAGCCGCTATTGTTCTAAG GAATGTCCATGGTGTATCGACCTCAAGTGAGAAAATCATAGCTGCGATAATGCTGGTTCTTGCTGTTGCTACTAGCATCATCGCCATCTCGACGAATCTTTACAGTCTCGCAGCAAACTTGATGGTGAGTTTTGGAAACAGTCCCCCTCTATGA
- the LOC108832234 gene encoding uncharacterized protein LOC108832234 has translation MRTFAARLANHFRRGRNGYPRSRNFSSLTKKDDLTLEEEAERKIGWMLKLFFAGTATYVGYQFFPYMGDTLIQQSVSLLHVKDPLFKRIGASRLSRFAIDDERRMKVVELGGAQELLHMLGAAKDDKTRKEALKALAALSKSDEAANFLGSKGALSIVKSTPDSSEDSDISTYKSNILKKLDDKDLPLSSN, from the exons ATGCGAACCTTTGCTGCTCGCCTCGCTAAC CATTTTCGGAGAGGGAGAAATGGGTATCCTCGATCTCGGAACTTCTCCTCGTTGACCAAGAAAG ATGACCTAACATTGGAGGAAGAAGCTGAGAGGAAAATAGGATGGATGCTGAAGCTTTTCTTTGCTGGGACAGCTACCTATGTTGGATACCAGTTCTTCCCTTATATGG GTGATACTTTGATTCAGCAATCAGTCTCGCTTTTACATGTGAAGGATCCCTTGTTTAAGAGAATAGGTGCTTCTAGACTTTCCCGTTTCGCCATTGATG ATGAGAGGAGGATGAAGGTTGTAGAGTTGGGTGGGGCTCAAGAGCTTCTTCACATGCTGGGCGCTGCTAAAGATGACAAGACAAGGAAAGAAGCTCTAAAAGCTCTTGCCGCTCTCTCTAAATCAG ATGAAGCTGCCAACTTCCTGGGATCTAAAGGAGCACTCTCTATCGTCAAATCGACTCCAGATTCCTCTGAAGATTCAGACATTTCAACTTACAAGTCAAACATACTCAAGAAGCTAGATGATAAAGACCTACCTCTTTCTTCCAACTGA
- the LOC108832226 gene encoding uncharacterized protein LOC108832226, with amino-acid sequence MEVTLPLSLDIDDGYEWLASDSSVPIFSSFSTWEALRSKMEVKDWHDVVLFKGALPKHVFTMWTANYDKLPTRARLAGWGMQISPLCAFCSNAMETRDHLFLSCAYSLDVWSEVFARCNPPTSPFTSWAELLSWIRQPRSKSLSLLRKLVAQTMVFQLWKQRNNMIHNHISVSAAAVFIFVDRELRNIISSRREKKSFATLMAKWLR; translated from the coding sequence ATGGAGGTCACCCTTCCTCTTTCTCTTGATATTGATGATGGTTATGAATGGCTTGCTAGTGATTCCTCTGTTCCTATTTTCAGCTCTTTCAGTACGTGGGAAGCTTTGAGATCGAAGATGGAGGTCAAAGATTGGCATGATGTGGTCTTGTTCAAAGGAGCGCTTCCCAAACATGTTTTCACCATGTGGACGGCGAACTATGATAAGCTGCCAACGAGGGCAAGACTTGCGGGCTGGGGTATGCAAATCTCGCCCCTTTGTGCCTTCTGCTCAAACGCAATGGAAACCCGTGATCACCTGTTCCTGTCATGCGCCTACAGCCTTGACGTTTGGAGTGAGGTCTTCGCTAGATGCAACCCTCCCACCTCGCCATTCACTAGTTGGGCGGAGCTGCTCTCCTGGATACGACAGCCTCGCTCCAAAAGTCTTTCTCTGTTAAGGAAGCTCGTTGCACAAACGATGGTTTTTCAACTCTGGAAACAGCGGAACAATATGATCCACAATCATATTTCTGTCTCGGCTGCtgctgtttttatttttgtggacAGAGAGTTGAGAAACATTATCTCTTCCAGGAGGGAGAAGAAAAGCTTTGCTACTCTGATGGCTAAGTGGCTGCGCTAG